One Aliidongia dinghuensis genomic region harbors:
- a CDS encoding SDR family NAD(P)-dependent oxidoreductase, whose amino-acid sequence MALRMRDKVALVLGAGSSGPGWGNGKAAAVLYAREGAKLVAVDVRAEAAAETAKIVASEGGEALALAGDVTDEAQIQAIVAETLARFGRIDVLHNNVGITDIGELEDITKERWQRVMDINLTGAMLASKAVVPAMLQQGGGAIVNISSTAAIHINDYHYYSYSASKAGLNHLTRALAIRYAKDNIRVNAIMPGLMDTPLIHRQIAGSYADTEAMIAARNARSPMGRMGDAWDVARAALFLASDEARYITGVCLPVDGGLTCLAG is encoded by the coding sequence ATGGCTTTGCGGATGCGCGACAAGGTCGCCCTGGTGCTCGGCGCCGGCTCGTCCGGCCCGGGCTGGGGCAACGGCAAGGCCGCCGCCGTGCTCTATGCCCGCGAAGGAGCGAAGCTGGTCGCAGTCGACGTGCGGGCGGAGGCGGCAGCGGAAACCGCCAAGATCGTCGCGAGCGAGGGCGGCGAGGCGCTGGCGCTCGCCGGCGACGTCACCGACGAGGCCCAGATCCAGGCGATCGTCGCCGAGACGCTCGCCCGCTTCGGCCGGATCGACGTGCTGCACAACAACGTCGGCATCACCGACATCGGCGAGCTCGAGGACATCACCAAGGAACGCTGGCAGCGGGTGATGGACATCAACCTGACCGGCGCGATGCTGGCGTCCAAGGCGGTCGTGCCGGCGATGCTGCAGCAGGGCGGCGGCGCCATCGTCAACATCTCGTCGACCGCCGCAATCCATATCAACGACTACCATTATTATTCCTATTCGGCGTCCAAGGCCGGCTTGAACCACCTGACCCGCGCGCTCGCCATCCGTTACGCCAAGGACAATATCCGGGTGAACGCGATCATGCCCGGGCTCATGGACACGCCGCTCATCCATCGCCAGATCGCCGGCAGCTATGCCGATACCGAGGCGATGATCGCCGCGCGCAACGCCAGGAGCCCGATGGGCCGCATGGGCGACGCCTGGGACGTGGCGCGCGCGGCACTCTTCCTCGCCTCCGACGAGGCACGCTACATCACCGGCGTCTGCCTGCCGGTCGACGGCGGGCTCACCTGCCTCGCGGGATAG
- a CDS encoding thiamine pyrophosphate-binding protein, translated as MPTNEMTPNEMTGGEALARMIQAFHGGPMFGMGGFQLLPFYDAARRLSLEHHLINDERAAVFAADAYAKLTGRVGLADATLGPGATNLVTGLVEALNAGTPMVVLVGDSHRGHSWKNMTQESRQIDILRPAAKEVIRVEQIERIPELMRRAFRVATSGRPGPVVVDVPEDVCHATYGFEPDAFSGDPATEAAPAVRCRPDVASVERAAGLLAAARRPILLAGGGVHLSQAADTLAAFAHALNLPVAHTMTGKGAIACTDPLSAGLFGRYDRIANALIAEADLVFVVGCKLGEIATKRFTVPPKGARIVHLDLLPEEFGRTNEPELALWGDVRETIAELHRLLAPQAGDIRQRQMPYAVEVARRHAAWKAGVVGKYTSDEVPVSMGRLMGELNQRLAPDGILIADGGFAAHWGGLLFDTKRPGRGFVPDRGFASIGYGLPGAIGAALAAPGRPVVSLTGDGGFNMMLGELETARRLGLTFTIIVVNNAASGYVKALQHLMYGSGAYHASDLAETNYARVADALGVRGIRVERPGDLGPALEVGLAERGPTVIDLVVTRDPAKMLPGVDNRTVQVKKGDRVA; from the coding sequence ATGCCAACGAATGAAATGACCCCGAACGAGATGACCGGTGGCGAAGCGCTTGCCCGCATGATCCAGGCCTTCCACGGCGGCCCGATGTTCGGCATGGGTGGCTTCCAGCTGCTGCCGTTCTACGACGCGGCCAGGCGCCTCTCGCTCGAGCATCACCTGATCAACGACGAGCGCGCCGCGGTCTTTGCCGCCGACGCTTATGCCAAGCTCACCGGCCGGGTCGGCCTCGCCGACGCGACGCTCGGGCCTGGCGCCACCAACCTCGTCACCGGCCTGGTCGAGGCCTTGAACGCCGGCACGCCGATGGTCGTGCTCGTCGGCGACAGCCATCGCGGCCATTCCTGGAAGAACATGACCCAGGAATCGCGCCAGATCGACATCCTCAGGCCCGCCGCCAAGGAGGTGATCCGGGTCGAGCAGATCGAGCGCATCCCGGAGCTGATGCGCCGGGCGTTCCGTGTCGCGACCTCCGGCCGGCCGGGCCCGGTCGTGGTCGACGTGCCGGAGGACGTGTGCCATGCGACCTACGGCTTCGAGCCCGATGCGTTCTCGGGCGACCCTGCAACCGAGGCGGCGCCGGCGGTGCGCTGCCGGCCGGATGTCGCCTCGGTCGAGCGGGCGGCAGGCCTGCTGGCCGCGGCCCGGCGGCCGATCCTGCTGGCGGGCGGTGGCGTGCATTTGAGTCAAGCGGCCGACACACTTGCGGCGTTCGCCCATGCGCTCAACCTGCCGGTCGCCCATACCATGACCGGCAAAGGGGCGATCGCCTGCACCGATCCGTTGAGTGCCGGCCTGTTCGGCCGCTACGACCGGATCGCCAACGCGCTTATCGCCGAGGCCGACCTGGTGTTCGTCGTGGGCTGCAAGCTCGGCGAGATCGCGACCAAGCGTTTCACCGTGCCGCCCAAGGGCGCCCGCATCGTGCATCTGGACCTGCTGCCCGAGGAGTTCGGCCGGACCAACGAGCCGGAACTGGCGCTCTGGGGCGACGTGCGCGAGACGATCGCGGAGCTGCACCGGCTGCTTGCGCCCCAGGCCGGCGACATCCGCCAGCGCCAGATGCCCTATGCCGTCGAGGTGGCGCGCCGCCATGCTGCCTGGAAGGCCGGCGTCGTCGGCAAATACACGTCCGACGAGGTGCCGGTCTCCATGGGCCGGCTGATGGGCGAGCTCAATCAGCGCTTGGCCCCCGACGGCATCCTGATCGCCGACGGCGGCTTCGCGGCGCACTGGGGCGGCCTGTTGTTCGACACCAAGCGGCCCGGCCGCGGCTTCGTGCCGGACCGCGGCTTCGCCTCGATCGGCTATGGCCTGCCCGGTGCCATCGGCGCGGCGCTTGCCGCCCCCGGCCGGCCCGTCGTCAGCCTGACCGGCGACGGCGGCTTCAACATGATGCTGGGCGAGCTGGAGACCGCCCGCCGGCTCGGGCTCACCTTCACCATCATCGTCGTCAACAATGCGGCCTCCGGCTACGTCAAGGCGCTGCAGCACCTGATGTACGGCAGCGGCGCCTATCACGCGTCCGATCTGGCCGAGACCAACTATGCCCGGGTCGCGGACGCGCTGGGCGTGCGCGGCATCCGCGTCGAGCGGCCGGGCGACCTGGGTCCGGCGCTGGAGGTGGGCCTCGCCGAGCGCGGGCCGACGGTGATCGACCTGGTCGTGACGCGCGATCCGGCCAAGATGCTGCCGGGAGTCGACAATCGCACGGTCCAGGTCAAGAAGGGCGACCGCGTCGCCTAG
- a CDS encoding alpha-ketoacid dehydrogenase subunit beta: MATATYMEAGRAALAEEMRRDPLVWAVGEDLGRGGVFGQYRGLVEEFGPERISDAPISEAAILGAAVGAAMMGTRPVVEMRFADFALCAMDELVNQAAKARFMFGGQTRVPLVVREPIGMWRSSAAQHSQSLEAWYAHVPGLVVACPSTPADVKGLLKTAIRSDDPVVFMEHKNLWGLTDEVPDGEHLVPFGEARVIRPGRDVTIVSWSAQVHVAVEAARKLAGEGIEVELIDLRTLWPWDKARVLESVEKTGRLLVAHEAVAVAGFGAEVAATIAEHLGQRLKAPVRRLGAPRTLIAYAPPLENAVRVTAPAIVEAVRDMVGRS; this comes from the coding sequence ATGGCGACTGCGACCTATATGGAGGCCGGCCGCGCGGCGCTTGCCGAGGAGATGCGCCGCGACCCCCTGGTCTGGGCCGTCGGCGAGGACCTGGGCCGCGGCGGCGTGTTCGGCCAGTACCGGGGCCTGGTCGAGGAATTCGGGCCGGAGCGCATCTCGGACGCGCCGATCTCGGAGGCGGCGATCCTGGGGGCAGCGGTCGGAGCCGCGATGATGGGCACACGGCCGGTCGTCGAGATGCGCTTTGCCGACTTCGCGCTCTGCGCCATGGACGAACTCGTGAACCAGGCCGCCAAGGCGCGCTTCATGTTCGGCGGCCAGACCCGCGTGCCGCTGGTCGTGCGCGAGCCGATCGGCATGTGGCGCTCGTCCGCCGCCCAGCATTCCCAGTCGCTCGAGGCCTGGTACGCCCATGTGCCGGGCCTGGTCGTCGCCTGCCCGTCGACCCCGGCCGACGTCAAGGGGTTGCTGAAGACCGCGATCCGGTCCGACGACCCGGTCGTGTTCATGGAGCATAAGAACCTGTGGGGCCTGACGGACGAGGTGCCGGACGGCGAGCACCTGGTGCCGTTCGGCGAGGCGCGGGTGATCCGGCCCGGCCGGGACGTGACGATCGTCAGCTGGTCGGCCCAGGTCCATGTCGCGGTCGAGGCGGCGCGCAAGCTCGCGGGTGAGGGCATCGAGGTCGAGCTCATCGACCTGCGCACGCTCTGGCCCTGGGACAAGGCGCGCGTGCTCGAGAGCGTGGAGAAGACCGGCCGCCTGCTGGTCGCCCACGAGGCCGTCGCGGTTGCGGGCTTCGGCGCCGAGGTCGCGGCGACCATCGCGGAGCACCTCGGGCAGCGGCTCAAGGCGCCAGTCCGCCGCCTGGGCGCGCCGCGCACGCTCATCGCCTATGCGCCGCCGCTCGAGAATGCGGTGCGCGTCACGGCCCCGGCGATCGTCGAGGCCGTTCGGGACATGGTCGGGAGAAGCTAG
- a CDS encoding thiamine pyrophosphate-dependent dehydrogenase E1 component subunit alpha encodes MTGPSPGDNLDIKRLRAHHRMMWRIRAFEEQALRGLDDKVVLGAIHPSIGQEAVAAGVTANLAPSDILLSTHRGHGHTLGKGADSTAMMCELLGRVGGNCGGKGGSMHIADFSVGMLGANGVVAANIVIAAGAAHAIKLKREPHVVCCLFGDGAINRGPFLEGLNWAAVFKLPVLFVCEDNGFAATTRTHTMTAGAGAGARARALGLPTFELDGNDVLAVDAATAEAVRAIRAGEGPRFLHARTYRLTGHTGADAATYRSADEVAARRRGEPIGRAAEILGAAGVLSEELAADARAAIEEMRAAYGKALAAPFPPAETAFTDVQDAGDPRREAF; translated from the coding sequence ATGACCGGTCCGTCGCCCGGCGACAATCTCGACATCAAACGCCTGCGCGCCCATCACCGCATGATGTGGCGCATCCGCGCCTTCGAGGAGCAGGCGCTGCGCGGCCTGGACGACAAGGTCGTCCTCGGCGCCATCCATCCCTCGATCGGGCAGGAGGCGGTGGCGGCCGGCGTCACCGCGAACCTGGCGCCGAGCGACATCCTGCTGTCGACCCATCGCGGCCATGGCCACACGCTGGGCAAGGGTGCCGACAGCACCGCGATGATGTGCGAGCTCCTGGGCCGGGTCGGCGGCAATTGCGGCGGCAAGGGCGGCTCCATGCATATCGCCGACTTCTCGGTCGGCATGCTGGGTGCCAACGGCGTTGTCGCGGCCAATATCGTGATCGCCGCCGGTGCCGCCCATGCGATCAAGCTGAAGCGCGAGCCGCATGTCGTCTGCTGCCTGTTCGGCGACGGCGCCATCAATCGCGGGCCGTTCCTCGAGGGGTTGAACTGGGCCGCCGTGTTCAAGCTGCCGGTGCTGTTCGTGTGCGAGGACAACGGCTTCGCTGCCACGACCCGGACCCACACGATGACCGCAGGTGCCGGCGCCGGTGCCCGCGCCCGGGCGCTCGGGCTTCCCACATTCGAGCTCGACGGCAACGACGTGCTGGCGGTCGACGCGGCGACGGCAGAGGCGGTCCGCGCGATCCGTGCCGGCGAGGGCCCACGCTTCCTCCATGCCCGGACATATCGCCTGACCGGCCATACCGGCGCCGATGCCGCCACATATCGCTCGGCCGACGAGGTCGCCGCCCGCCGCCGCGGCGAGCCGATCGGGCGCGCCGCCGAGATCCTGGGCGCCGCCGGCGTGCTGAGCGAAGAACTCGCCGCCGACGCGAGGGCCGCGATCGAGGAGATGCGTGCGGCCTACGGCAAGGCGCTCGCCGCCCCGTTCCCGCCGGCCGAGACGGCCTTCACCGACGTGCAGGATGCGGGCGATCCCCGCCGGGAGGCGTTCTGA
- a CDS encoding IclR family transcriptional regulator: protein MPETAVKTVDRIAALLRVLAGQGAGGLSLTDIAKATGFGPATTHRLLAALTDVGFACQDLPTKHYRLGAVVATLGRAALQQDVAQLADGALARLAAATGDTSFASVREGLAAICIGRAVGAFPIRTLTLDVGDRRPLGVGAGSLALLAALPDAEIRLILVRNADWLKDFSGFTADAILRLVERTRADGHAFNDGLIVPAMNAVAVAVHDADGRPLFALSLAAIRDRMTPDRRAELVALLHAEAEELERRLPPLALDATSGSLVHSPSMGDQLR from the coding sequence GTGCCGGAAACGGCCGTCAAGACCGTCGATCGGATCGCGGCACTGCTGCGCGTGCTGGCCGGCCAGGGCGCCGGCGGCTTGAGCCTGACCGACATCGCGAAGGCGACCGGATTCGGCCCGGCGACGACCCATCGGCTGCTGGCCGCGCTGACCGATGTCGGCTTCGCCTGCCAGGACCTGCCGACCAAACATTATCGCCTGGGCGCCGTCGTCGCCACCTTGGGCCGCGCAGCACTGCAGCAGGATGTCGCGCAGCTGGCCGACGGCGCGCTCGCCCGTCTCGCCGCCGCGACCGGCGACACGAGCTTTGCCTCCGTGCGCGAGGGCCTTGCCGCCATCTGCATCGGCCGGGCGGTCGGCGCCTTTCCGATCCGCACGCTCACGCTCGACGTCGGCGACCGTCGGCCCTTGGGCGTCGGCGCCGGCAGCCTGGCCTTGCTTGCAGCATTGCCGGATGCGGAAATCCGCCTGATCCTGGTGCGCAACGCCGACTGGCTTAAGGATTTCAGCGGCTTCACCGCCGACGCGATCCTGCGGCTGGTCGAACGTACCCGGGCCGACGGCCACGCCTTCAACGACGGGCTGATCGTGCCGGCGATGAACGCCGTCGCGGTCGCCGTGCACGACGCCGACGGCCGGCCGCTGTTCGCGCTCAGCCTCGCCGCGATCCGCGACCGCATGACGCCCGACCGGCGCGCCGAACTTGTGGCGCTGCTGCACGCGGAGGCGGAGGAACTCGAACGCCGCCTGCCGCCGCTCGCCCTCGACGCCACTTCCGGCAGTCTCGTCCATAGCCCCTCGATGGGAGATCAGCTCCGATGA
- a CDS encoding ArsR/SmtB family transcription factor — protein MNAKQVIAALGALAHDTRLAAFRLLVERGPDGLPAGMLADALGVPPSSLTFHLQQLVHAGLITQRRSGRQLIYATDFAVMNGLMAYLTENCCGNADTSTPVCCPPAAAAADPTDRRSA, from the coding sequence ATGAATGCGAAGCAGGTGATTGCGGCGCTCGGCGCCTTGGCCCATGACACACGCCTCGCCGCGTTCCGGCTGTTGGTCGAGCGTGGGCCCGATGGCCTGCCGGCGGGCATGCTCGCCGACGCGCTGGGCGTGCCGCCCTCGTCGCTCACCTTCCACCTGCAGCAGCTCGTCCATGCCGGGCTCATCACGCAGCGACGGTCGGGGCGCCAGCTGATCTATGCGACCGATTTCGCGGTCATGAACGGCCTCATGGCCTATTTGACCGAGAATTGCTGCGGCAACGCCGACACTTCGACCCCCGTCTGCTGCCCGCCCGCCGCCGCGGCGGCCGACCCTACCGACAGGAGATCCGCATGA
- a CDS encoding ArsI/CadI family heavy metal resistance metalloenzyme: MKRLHVHLGVENLDSSIRFYTALFAAEPTVRKPDYAKWLLDDPRVNFAISAGHGAAGIQHLGIQVEDADELTEVYGRLKQADGPVLEEGATVCCYARSEKSWISDPQGLAWETFLTHGDSTVYGGGLPAPGGKTDTAAPRAQTACCGPASAA; this comes from the coding sequence ATGAAGCGCCTGCACGTCCATCTGGGCGTCGAGAATCTCGACAGCTCGATCCGGTTCTACACCGCGCTGTTCGCAGCGGAGCCGACCGTGCGCAAGCCCGACTATGCGAAATGGCTGCTCGATGATCCGCGCGTCAATTTCGCGATCTCCGCGGGCCACGGTGCCGCCGGCATCCAGCATCTCGGCATCCAGGTCGAGGATGCCGACGAACTGACCGAAGTCTACGGCCGGCTGAAGCAGGCGGACGGGCCGGTGCTCGAGGAAGGCGCCACGGTCTGCTGCTACGCCCGGTCGGAAAAATCCTGGATCTCCGATCCGCAGGGGCTGGCATGGGAGACGTTCCTGACGCACGGCGACAGCACGGTCTACGGCGGCGGCCTGCCGGCGCCGGGCGGCAAGACCGACACGGCCGCGCCGCGGGCGCAGACCGCGTGCTGCGGTCCGGCCTCCGCGGCATGA
- a CDS encoding aquaporin, protein MLRSGLRGMIHRAAVVEFIATGFLLVAIVGSGIMAERLSAGSVGLALLANALATGGALAALILAFGPASGAHMNPIVTLAAAATADLDWRAVPAYLLAQVAGAVGGVWLAHVMFDLPVWQFSTHGRTGTGQWVAEAVATFGLLMVIWGCRAHRAPVTAIAVAGYITGAYWFTASTAFANPAVTFARMLTDSFAGIRPADAPGFLAGQTAGLLLALPLLRGGWLEPRRTEP, encoded by the coding sequence GTGCTGCGGTCCGGCCTCCGCGGCATGATCCACCGGGCTGCAGTCGTCGAATTCATCGCCACCGGCTTCCTGCTGGTCGCGATCGTCGGCTCGGGCATCATGGCTGAACGGCTGAGCGCCGGCAGCGTCGGGCTCGCCCTGCTGGCGAATGCGCTCGCGACCGGCGGGGCGCTTGCGGCACTCATCCTGGCGTTCGGGCCGGCATCGGGCGCACATATGAACCCGATCGTGACACTCGCGGCCGCGGCGACGGCCGACCTCGACTGGCGGGCCGTGCCGGCCTATCTGCTGGCGCAAGTGGCCGGTGCCGTTGGCGGCGTCTGGCTCGCCCATGTCATGTTCGACCTGCCCGTCTGGCAATTCTCGACCCATGGGCGGACCGGCACCGGGCAATGGGTCGCGGAAGCCGTCGCAACGTTCGGGCTGCTGATGGTGATCTGGGGTTGTCGCGCCCATCGCGCACCGGTCACGGCCATCGCCGTGGCCGGCTATATCACGGGCGCCTATTGGTTCACCGCGTCGACGGCCTTCGCCAATCCGGCCGTGACCTTCGCCCGCATGCTGACCGACAGCTTCGCCGGGATCCGTCCCGCCGACGCGCCCGGCTTTCTCGCCGGCCAGACAGCCGGGCTGCTGCTGGCTTTGCCGCTGCTGCGCGGCGGCTGGCTCGAGCCTCGAAGGACCGAACCATGA
- the arsC gene encoding arsenate reductase (glutaredoxin) (This arsenate reductase requires both glutathione and glutaredoxin to convert arsenate to arsenite, after which the efflux transporter formed by ArsA and ArsB can extrude the arsenite from the cell, providing resistance.) codes for MSVTIYHNPDCGTSRNTLAMIRSTGVEPRVIEYLKTPPSRDEIRQLVQAMGVPLVTVMRRKGTPFDELGLGADGLPEDALLDAIAAHPILLNRPIVATPLGVKLCRPSELVFDLLDGPRPAVFVKEDGERVVPSA; via the coding sequence ATGAGCGTCACGATCTATCACAATCCCGACTGCGGGACCTCGCGCAACACGCTCGCCATGATCCGCAGCACGGGCGTTGAGCCGCGCGTCATCGAATACCTGAAGACACCGCCGAGCCGGGATGAGATCCGGCAGCTGGTCCAGGCCATGGGCGTGCCGCTCGTGACCGTCATGCGCCGTAAGGGCACGCCGTTCGACGAACTCGGGTTGGGCGCCGACGGGCTCCCGGAGGACGCACTGCTCGACGCCATCGCCGCCCATCCGATCCTGCTCAACCGGCCGATCGTCGCGACGCCGCTGGGCGTGAAGCTGTGCCGGCCGTCGGAGCTGGTGTTCGACTTGCTCGACGGGCCGCGTCCCGCCGTCTTCGTGAAGGAAGACGGCGAACGCGTCGTGCCCTCCGCTTAG
- a CDS encoding dodecin: protein MTENIYKLVELVGSSSESISDAIQNAIARASTTIRNVRWFEVVQIRGGVEDGAVAHYQVTLKIGFTLEEG, encoded by the coding sequence ATGACCGAGAACATCTATAAGCTGGTCGAGCTTGTCGGTTCCTCGTCGGAGAGCATCTCCGACGCGATCCAGAACGCCATCGCCCGCGCCTCCACGACCATCCGCAACGTGCGCTGGTTCGAGGTCGTGCAAATTCGCGGCGGCGTCGAGGACGGCGCGGTCGCCCATTACCAGGTGACGCTCAAGATCGGCTTCACCCTCGAAGAAGGCTAA
- a CDS encoding response regulator: protein MTSYEAATALIVEDNPHTRSLIKRMLLQVGVRSVVEAADGQSGLLEVMRTRPDIVFCDVHMEPVDGRAFLRAVRESKLPAIRQTPIVFLTGDAHQNVVEFAKEHAVNGYLVKPVSPADLKRRLDSILGRD from the coding sequence ATGACCAGCTACGAAGCCGCCACGGCACTCATCGTCGAGGACAACCCGCACACGCGATCGCTCATCAAGCGGATGCTGCTGCAGGTCGGCGTCCGGTCGGTCGTCGAGGCGGCGGACGGCCAAAGCGGTCTGCTCGAGGTCATGCGGACGCGGCCCGATATCGTGTTCTGCGACGTGCATATGGAGCCGGTCGACGGCCGCGCGTTCCTCAGGGCGGTGCGAGAATCGAAATTGCCAGCAATCCGCCAGACGCCCATCGTGTTCCTGACCGGCGACGCGCACCAGAATGTCGTGGAGTTCGCCAAGGAACACGCCGTCAACGGCTATCTGGTGAAGCCGGTGTCGCCTGCCGATCTCAAGCGGCGGCTCGACTCGATCCTCGGACGGGACTAA